A stretch of DNA from Virgibacillus proomii:
CAGGATTACTTTAGCATTATCAAAAAAGGAATTCCTTTCCATTGATATATCCCATCCTTCTCTATAATAAAATCTCCTAAAAACTTGTGAATTAATAAAGTGTGCACTATATACTTTACCCCTTTTCATATGTTTTTGCATGGTTTAACGCTTGATTTCATACACTTGTTAGCAGTTTGTAACCAAGCTGAAAAATAATCATTTCTATGTAATCCTGAATATGAAAATAGTCTCTAATCAATAGAGACTATTTTCTAAAAAACGGGAATAATGAAAAGCATTCTAGTTATTCTCATATACGTGTTCAAAAATGCGCAAAAAAGGCTTTATAGTGACAACAATTTTTGCGAGCAGAAGATTGCGCATCTTCTAACTAGCCACTGGATACAAGCCATGAAAAAAATCTGTGTTATTTTTACTTCTTTTTTTGAATCAGATTGTTCAAAAAGTGCACTAAAAATGACACGTCGAATTTCTTCGTACGTTAGAACGGATAAAATTTTAGCGTTGAAGTTTCATTCAACGTAGTTAAAAATTTTTAGGTTCTAATATAAGTACAACTAGGCTATCGTCTGCGCTTCACTTACTGCTAAGCCAAGTTTTCTTTATCGGCTTGTTTCTCCGTTCCTTAAAGAAGGATATCCCTTTTCCTGCGTGAAAGTTGTTTCGAGGAAGCTTCACTAGTGCTCATGTATCTGTACTGCATACACTCTAGCTACTCGACACTTCTCCGCCTCGAACTTCTCGGTTTTCTTGAAGACGCACTTACAGATAAATTAAGCTTCTATCCACTTAAAACTTAACCTTTCTAAATATGATTAGTTAACTTCAGTTTATTCCTTTAAGAAGTTTCTATTTTTTTCTTTTTTACTTTTTTTGGTTGCTTTAATTGTTGAGGTTGGTTTGCCTTTGGCTGATCCTGCTTTGCTCGTTCTAAAGAAGCTTGTAAAGCATCCATTAAATTTGTTGCGACACCAGTTGCAGGTTTATCCTTTGCGGTTGCCGTTTGATCCTGCTGTTTCTTTTGTTCAATCAAATGAAGCAGCGATCTACGATATTCATCTTGATATTTTTCCGGATTAAATTCAGTTGTTAACTGATCAATTAGCATTTTTGCCGTATCTAGTTCCTGTTTATTCATCTCAATCTCTTTAGGAACATTAGGGACATCGCTTACATTGCGAACTTCATCCGGATAATGAATGGTTTCTACGACTAGTGTATTCTTGTACACACGGATTACAGCAAGCTGTTCTTTTGAACGAATCATCATTTTAGCAATTCCTATTTTTCCTGTGTCCAGTAAAGCACTTCGTAAAAGACCGTATGCTTTGCTCCCTCCTTCATTTGGAGAAAGGTAATAGCTTTTTTCATAATAAATCGGGTCAATTTCTTTAAGTTGAACAAAGTCAATGATTTCAACTGCTTTATCTCCCTGCTCCTGTCTTAAAGCTTGTAATTCCTCATCATCTAATACAACAAACTTATTTTTTGCATATTCATATGCTTTAACAATTTCATTATTTTCGACTGGACGTTCACAAACCGGGCATTTCCGCTCATATTCAATTGGTGACTGACATTCTTTATGCAATTGCCTTAGTTTAATATCTTTATTTTCTGTGGCAGCATGCATTTTTACAGGTATATTGACTAACCCAAAACTTATCGTTCCTTTCCACATCGTATGCACACTAATCCCTCCTTACTGGTAGTTTGACACAAGTAGGTCATTTTATCCTTCTATGGTTAATTTCTTTTTGAACAGCTCATACTAAGAACAAAGCCAGAAGTGCTCGATTAGCGGCGTACAAATAGCGGAACGAGATAGAATGTAACTTCATTCAAGGAGTGCTTTTTTCCTTTTGAAAAAGAAGAACGCTGTTTCTGCGGCGATGTGTCGCTACCATCGTTTTCCATATCCCGTCAACCCAAACGCATCAGGAGTTTAGGAGCCGCTTCTCTCAGAAAGGTCTTCAAAATAATAAAGAAATTTTTCAAATGAAGAAATACGGCTTTTCAGCCAAAGTTGCCTTTATGTAAGAAGATGATCGAGGTTTCCTACAGCTGGAGTTGATAGCTAGGCGTGATGTTTTTAAAAAGATATCCACTACGTAAAGCGAGTATAGTTTCCTATTGAAGCCCCGCGAAATTTGCCCTCTGTCGTCTTTACAATAACCTCTATACAAATATAAAAAGAGAATGGAGCGAAAAAAAATGGACGTAATGAAACCGATTTCCAGTTCTGAAATTCCCTTGGGGAACGAGTGGTTATATGAAGTTAAATATGATGGCTACCGATGCATCTTACGTTGGTCCAAAGATAATCTGCAATTACTTAGTAAAAACAAAACGGATTTAACTGATAAATTTCCCGAAATCATAGAATATTGTAAATCACAACAAGCCCAACTGCAACAGCATCTGCCTTTAACCATTGACGGTGAATTAGTCGTATTAAATAATTCTTATCAAGCTAATTTTTCCTGGATACAAAAGCGTGCAAGAATGCATCATATGGATTCCATTCAAGCAGCGGCAATGAAGCGGCCAGCTAGCTTTATGGCATTTGATTTAATCTTGTTTCAGGGGAAGCCAATGACAAATCAAACACTCGAACAACGAAAAACTCTATTACAACAAGTTTTTGCACAAATAAATACGGATAAACTTTGCTATGTCACTCACTCTTTTAATGCAGAGGAGTTATGGAATACGGTTTATACTTATCTAGGTGAAGGGATTGTTGCAAAACGAAAGAAAAGTACATACAAACAGGGAAGAAGTCATCAGGATTGGTTTAAAATAAAAAACTGGCGAGAAATATCCGGAGTTTTAACGACTTTTGATGAAAGTAATCACTATTTTCATGTGGCTGTATTTAAAAATGATGAAACAATTGGAATCGGAAAATGTAAGCATGGTCTAAATCAGGAAACATTTCAAGCACTACAACAGCTGTTTAAAACGGAAGGAAAAAAGCAACATAACCTCTATCATTTACCACCTGCCATTTGTGCATCAATATATAGTCTTGATTTATACGAGCAAGAGCTGCGCGAACCGGAGTTTAAAGAATTGCTTCCAGACGCCTTAGTAAAAGATATGACCTGGGAGCAGTTACAGTTATCACTCGCAATGCTTCCAGAATCTGTAGAATTAGCAAATACCGACAAGCTGTTCTGGCCTGCCCCAAATTATACAAAAGGAGATTTAATCGTCTACATTAGGGAAATCGCGCCTTATATCCTTCCCTTTTTACAAGAACGTGCCCTCACTATTATCCGTGCCCCTGAAGGAGTAGAGGGTGAGACTTTTTTTCAAAAGCATTTACCTGATTATGCACCTGCATTTATACCAAGACGTTCTGTTCAGGAAGGAAAAAGCCTTATTCTCTGTGAAAATATCGAAGCACTAGTATGGTATGCCAATCATGGTACGATTGAATTTCACACCCCTTTTCAAACAATGAACACTAGCACCCCGGAAGAGATTGTATTTGATTTAGACCCGCCCAATCGAGATAGCTTTTATTTGGCAATCAAAGCTGCTAATTTGCTAAAGCATTTACTAGATGAACTGAGTCTCAAATCATTTGTAAAAACTTCTGGAAATAAAGGGCTCCAAGTATATATTCCAATTCCATCGGGAAGTATGAGCTATGAACAAACTGCTGTATTTACAAAAGCAATCGCATGGACAATGGAAAGTGCATATCCTAATTTATTTACAACCGAGCGAATGAAACGTAAGCGTGGAGACCGACTATACATTGATTTTGTCCAACATGGAAAAGGGAAAACGATTATTGCTCCCTATTCGCCGCGAAAAACTCCAGAAGGTACTGTTGCTACACCTCTATTTTGGCATGAAGTAACAGATGAATTATCTCCTCTGAATTTTACAATAAAAAATGTGCTGGAGCTCATTAACAAAAGAAGTTGTCCCATGCAATTTTATCAAGACGTAAAGGAAAAACAGCAGCTTGATCCTGTTTTAACCTTTCTGCAAAATCGTACCAATTAATAGGGAACAACCGGCCAGCAACCTAAGTAGAATCCTATCCGGATAGGTTGTACAAAGCAAAGTGACTATTGCTCAAGATAAAGAAATCCTAACTGCAACTAGACTCTTTAACACAAGGTAACACATGATGAAAGTGAAACTTCACTCCATGGACTTTGCCTTAGAATGAAATAGAACAAAGCCTATACACAAAAATTTCACCTACGTTACTTTAAGATCTGTTTTCATAACAAGATCGTGATGGTAACAAGCAGTACTTAAGAGAGTACTGCTTGAGCTATAATTTTTGTGTAAACTTCCTCATCACAGATGATAAATAACGCTGCATCTTCAGGAATTGGGTCTTTTAAATGATTGATAATAGAAAAGTCATTTCGATTGGAAATCAGTATAGCACCCTGTGCAGCTAAATCTGCACGAGCTTGTTCATATGTTTTCCAATCTTCCTTTTTCCGGATTGAGTAAAGATCATAGCCCTGATGGCTCGTTAATTGCCTAATAATTTCACTAGAACCATTAAATAAAATGGAGCGGGCTGCCAGATGTGCTGCGGTATCATTCGCTGTAATAAATTCTTCGACGTTAGCATGTTTAAAAGCGGGAATATGCGTAGACTCCAAAACTTCGCATATCGTATACATATTTTGCTTAAATTCCTTCCCCATGCCTTCAAGCGTTGTAGCGATTAATAATGTTTGACCATCTGCTTGAGAGGTAGCGACAAGATCCTCTGGGGCAAAAATCATAATAGATTTACTTTTCAACAAATTTGCTTGTAACAAAACATCTCGATTTGCAGGATTACCATGTACAAATTCAACTTGTTCATGTAGAATCGGCGTCTTTTTTAGCTTTTCATCAATAATCACTATTGATATATTATTAAACGTATGCAAAATTTCGTCTAAAGCGATTTTTGCTTTCTTGGTCCAATTAATTAAAATAATATGACCTTCCGTCGTGATCTTCAATTTTCCTTCCTCCTTTAATCGCTTGCGTACACTGAGAAAATCAATAACTTTCCCAATAAAAATCGTCATTAATCCGATTCCGATAACAAATAAAAATATGGCAAACAGCTTACCGCTGGCAGTCGTTGGGGAAATATCACCATAGCCTACCGTTGTTACAGTAGTCATTGTCCACCAAAGCCCTTCAAAAGGACTGGAAAACGTATCTGGCTCTAAAAAATAAATAAAATAACCGCTTCCAAGAACCAATGCCAACGTCGCCAATGATAAAAACCAATTATTAAGCTTAATAACTTTAACAAATAATTGCTTAAAAAATATCATATACTCTCCCTCTTCTTATTTCGTTTCCTGAATAATAAAATAGTAACATATTTCCACCTGTAAGTTGCTTAGAAAAACTTGGTCAGTCGCACGTTTTTGCATAAGCGACCAGTCATTGCTAAAGTTGTATTTGCCAATCGGTTTCCGCACTATTTGATAGTCCAGAACAGAAAAAAGCCACGCTTGCATCACATGCAAGGGTGGCTGATTAAATGTGAATTCTATCTTACACAATGAAAGATGATACTCCATTACTTTTATAATTGCGTTGATTCTTGAATCGCTGTTTTATCCTGATATGTTTTTAAATTTAATTTTTTTAATATGCGAGCTGTTATTGTACCGGTAACCATAGATCCATTTACATTTAGCGCTGTACGTCCCATATCAATAAACGCTTCAATAGAGATTAATAATCCGGCTAAAGCGACAGGCATATTCATCGATGATAAAACAATCAGCGCTGCAAATGTTGCACCACCGCCAACACCGGCAATTCCAAACGAACTAATACCGATAATTAACACAAGCTGGACAATAAACGCCGGTGATAAGGGGTCAATACCAATGGTAGGTGCAATCATGACAGCAAGCATCGCCGGATATACACCCGCACACCCATTTTGCCCCATCGTAGCCCCAAAGGAAGCAGACATATTTGCTATTCCTTGATCCACTCCTAAAGAATGCTGTTGAGCTTGGATATTTAATGGAATTGTACCCGCACTTGAACGCGAAGTAAAGGCAAAACCTAATACCGAAATAGCCTTACGTAAATACATCCATGGACTCAAGCCAAACAAACCAACAAGAAGGAGATGGATAATAAACATAGTGATTAATGCAACGTAAGAAGCTATAACGAACTTACCAAGCTCTACAATTCCTGCAAAATCTGTACTAGCTACTGTATTTGCCATCAATGCCAATATTCCATATGGAGTTAAACGAAGAATTAGAGTTACAATTCGCATTACTACAGCGTACAATGAATTAATAATTTTTGTAAACATTTCCGCTTGTTCTGGGTTTTTCCTTCTTACTCCTAGTACTGCAATACCGACAATAATCGAAAAGATAACAACAGCAATAACCGAAGTAGAACGTTCTCCAGTCATATCTAAAAAGATATTAGACGGAATAAAGTTGACAATCTTTTGAGCAGCTGTTTGACTTTCTACTTCTTCTGTTAATTTTGTCTCAAGCATTGCCCCTTGATCATTCTCTGCCTGCCCTGCTTCAATTTCTTCAGCACTTAAATCAAAGACAGTAGCTGTTCCGATCCCAACTAAAGCTGCAATCATCGTTGTTGAAATAAGAATTCCAATGATCCAGCTAGCCATTTTTCCTAACTCTGCTGTTTTTTCCAAGTTAATAATTGACTGAATAATCGATACGAGTACAAGTGGAATAACAATCATCATCAGAAAACGAACATAGCCGCTTCCAACAATACTGTACCAATCGGTTGTTTTTAATAAAATATCAGATCCAGCGCCATAAGCCCATTGCAGAGCCGCACCTAATACAATTCCTGCACCTAGTCCAGTGAATACACGTTTAGTAAATGAAAAATGCTTTCTTTGCATCCAAATAAGTAAACCGATAAGTGCTAGTAACACAATAATGTTAATAATCACAAAAAGCGTATCCATTTCTTTTGACTCCCTCTCTATATTTATTTTTTGCATATAAATATGCAACTTGTCGCTTATCGTTCCATTTTTATACAATATTAATCCGATAAAAATAGTATGACTTCATAAAAATACAATGTTTTATCGCTGATGTCAAGAAAATAGTTTCCCCATCGATATCTATTTATAGTAACCTTTCATATTATATATATAGAAAAACTACTGTACAGACTGCACAGTAGTTTAAGCTAATCTCTTACGATACCTTGCATTTGGTATAAAGAAAACATGGTAACTTATCGTAGGAATACTTGAGGGCATAAGCTAGACCACGAAGCCACTTTCAAAAAAGATATCCACCATGTAAAAACAGATATAATTTCCTAGCAATCACCGCCTGCGATCAAAAGCAGGCAGTGAAGAAACGATAAATGCCTATTTAGCAGAATCATTGTTGTAATTAAAAAATGGTTGTACAGGGTGTTCATAAAGTCACGTAAAATTAATACATCGAGTTTAATTTATACATAAGAACATTAAATTATAAAATCTTGTAAATAATCAGCTGCGATCCTTTGTCTTTTTCTTTGACGTATTTGACGCAAACCAGCCAATTATAGCAATTCCTACTAGAACAATATAGAATGTGGTTTTCCATAAGGTAGAATGTGGAAACCCTTCTGGAATTAGCCCAATCTCTTCGTGGGCAAGCACAATCATACTAAGCTTTACACCGACCCAGCCGACAATCACAAAGGCAGCTACCTCTAATCCAGGTCGTTTATTTAATAAATCTACAAAAATATTAGCTGCAAACCGCATAATTATAAGACCCATCATGCCACCTGCAAAAACAACTAGAAATTGTCCCGTATCCAGACTTCCTATATGACCTAAACCGGTTGGCGGAAGAGCTACAGCCAATGCGACAGCTGCTAGAATAGAATCCACGGCAAACGCAAGGTCAGCGAACTCAACTTTTACCACAGTCATCCAAAATCCGCTTCCTTTAGCTTTATCATTTGTACCTTTCTTGTCCGTTTCTTTTCTTGGTTTAAATCTTTCATACAAATTTTTACCTGATATGAAAAGTAAATATATAGCACCAAGTGCCTGTACTTGCCAAACATCAACAAGGAACGAAATAATGAATAACGAACCAAAGCGAAGTACAAAGGCCCCAGCCAATCCATAAAACAATGCTTTTCTTCGTTTATCTTCTGGAAGATGCCT
This window harbors:
- a CDS encoding non-homologous end joining protein Ku, whose translation is MHTMWKGTISFGLVNIPVKMHAATENKDIKLRQLHKECQSPIEYERKCPVCERPVENNEIVKAYEYAKNKFVVLDDEELQALRQEQGDKAVEIIDFVQLKEIDPIYYEKSYYLSPNEGGSKAYGLLRSALLDTGKIGIAKMMIRSKEQLAVIRVYKNTLVVETIHYPDEVRNVSDVPNVPKEIEMNKQELDTAKMLIDQLTTEFNPEKYQDEYRRSLLHLIEQKKQQDQTATAKDKPATGVATNLMDALQASLERAKQDQPKANQPQQLKQPKKVKKKKIETS
- a CDS encoding DNA ligase D; protein product: MDVMKPISSSEIPLGNEWLYEVKYDGYRCILRWSKDNLQLLSKNKTDLTDKFPEIIEYCKSQQAQLQQHLPLTIDGELVVLNNSYQANFSWIQKRARMHHMDSIQAAAMKRPASFMAFDLILFQGKPMTNQTLEQRKTLLQQVFAQINTDKLCYVTHSFNAEELWNTVYTYLGEGIVAKRKKSTYKQGRSHQDWFKIKNWREISGVLTTFDESNHYFHVAVFKNDETIGIGKCKHGLNQETFQALQQLFKTEGKKQHNLYHLPPAICASIYSLDLYEQELREPEFKELLPDALVKDMTWEQLQLSLAMLPESVELANTDKLFWPAPNYTKGDLIVYIREIAPYILPFLQERALTIIRAPEGVEGETFFQKHLPDYAPAFIPRRSVQEGKSLILCENIEALVWYANHGTIEFHTPFQTMNTSTPEEIVFDLDPPNRDSFYLAIKAANLLKHLLDELSLKSFVKTSGNKGLQVYIPIPSGSMSYEQTAVFTKAIAWTMESAYPNLFTTERMKRKRGDRLYIDFVQHGKGKTIIAPYSPRKTPEGTVATPLFWHEVTDELSPLNFTIKNVLELINKRSCPMQFYQDVKEKQQLDPVLTFLQNRTN
- a CDS encoding potassium channel family protein produces the protein MIFFKQLFVKVIKLNNWFLSLATLALVLGSGYFIYFLEPDTFSSPFEGLWWTMTTVTTVGYGDISPTTASGKLFAIFLFVIGIGLMTIFIGKVIDFLSVRKRLKEEGKLKITTEGHIILINWTKKAKIALDEILHTFNNISIVIIDEKLKKTPILHEQVEFVHGNPANRDVLLQANLLKSKSIMIFAPEDLVATSQADGQTLLIATTLEGMGKEFKQNMYTICEVLESTHIPAFKHANVEEFITANDTAAHLAARSILFNGSSEIIRQLTSHQGYDLYSIRKKEDWKTYEQARADLAAQGAILISNRNDFSIINHLKDPIPEDAALFIICDEEVYTKIIAQAVLS
- a CDS encoding L-cystine transporter, translated to MDTLFVIINIIVLLALIGLLIWMQRKHFSFTKRVFTGLGAGIVLGAALQWAYGAGSDILLKTTDWYSIVGSGYVRFLMMIVIPLVLVSIIQSIINLEKTAELGKMASWIIGILISTTMIAALVGIGTATVFDLSAEEIEAGQAENDQGAMLETKLTEEVESQTAAQKIVNFIPSNIFLDMTGERSTSVIAVVIFSIIVGIAVLGVRRKNPEQAEMFTKIINSLYAVVMRIVTLILRLTPYGILALMANTVASTDFAGIVELGKFVIASYVALITMFIIHLLLVGLFGLSPWMYLRKAISVLGFAFTSRSSAGTIPLNIQAQQHSLGVDQGIANMSASFGATMGQNGCAGVYPAMLAVMIAPTIGIDPLSPAFIVQLVLIIGISSFGIAGVGGGATFAALIVLSSMNMPVALAGLLISIEAFIDMGRTALNVNGSMVTGTITARILKKLNLKTYQDKTAIQESTQL
- a CDS encoding TerC family protein, whose protein sequence is MGAELFIEYLWVLVVLVGLEGLLAADNALVLAIMVRHLPEDKRRKALFYGLAGAFVLRFGSLFIISFLVDVWQVQALGAIYLLFISGKNLYERFKPRKETDKKGTNDKAKGSGFWMTVVKVEFADLAFAVDSILAAVALAVALPPTGLGHIGSLDTGQFLVVFAGGMMGLIIMRFAANIFVDLLNKRPGLEVAAFVIVGWVGVKLSMIVLAHEEIGLIPEGFPHSTLWKTTFYIVLVGIAIIGWFASNTSKKKTKDRS